One window of the Triticum dicoccoides isolate Atlit2015 ecotype Zavitan chromosome 3B, WEW_v2.0, whole genome shotgun sequence genome contains the following:
- the LOC119277166 gene encoding uncharacterized protein LOC119277166 isoform X1, which yields MASGGHSGAGVNAIEISGMSPLSELVWSLDDGLSIKIAASSLSTRKASLRWNADTLNIVISSPQQSGGGGGKSGDNVDATLRDAGEMPSQPRTRSDNSVRVSAASPNRTRNLDAQQSTSIRSQEQDSKCSGGISEMSEGEELSDSCCADKLNKEEADICPTRCSNDGLHSLASKKGSLQSISEKQVYCATAVHNERSWADNTWRARLVKAISQRDYVLPNNAVNAQSPSSFGSFSNTKKVPGKLAGFLDNQSDKHQDLVMQDNCNGNQEDQVMQENCNGDHQDQVMQEHHKDGPILVKCQSASGVNPVSKCDSASGVNSVARYESTPDVNPAKLEKGKEKVMHDQSNYVSNTKEGDDSNESMESCPRMKAPKREYAQYSTAEMSSRNKRYRREYNESYCSGLLNRNGSSFFNWMSSLTNGSTVFDKTTNQKLSETTGHELAGHSLPLENNSSNRLQSVGFNSLFQSLYSHNVMITSRDTPHQSEINCTEREADRLSLALNGSNSMLDKEISTGRETLDVAVGTLAADSLQMESPGGKWNFRDQSGVFPLRAGRNLKMPNSSKSCSKTLEEKQNECHASPLNAAMGNKGGITESLWVSRLLPKTSMKLMDATPCNVNSDFCAVNPKGAGDKLYPSSQQNVNVEKEFNSSQYFTSTGSDNETTSSKCPVIPPEEHKQSETMASILAKRLDALRHAKTSAIRLAISSGISKDHNHRKSPFFINYSSHDGLETGQGTQKSSSGGGRLVLWSGDKGKEQLYPLSDEELRGNMLARGEHQQCGGSMTGKAVAPHDNLEANTSAEYVDRRGVQIKEVGSNSMESLPHNKQIVPYNIITSDIDQSSVVFGALQRLRLSRSDIIRWLTSPIMHTTLDGFFLRLRLGKWEEALGGTGYHVARINGALDRNRLSVTIRNSTCQVDSRFVSNHGFHEDELKAWWSAAMKGGWKLPSKEELSKKLRERELLHFGNGTGQPDNT from the exons ATG GCATCTGGTGGACATTCAGGTGCAGGTGTAAATGCAATCGAAATATCCGGCATGAGCCCTCTGTCTGAGCTGGTGTGGTCTCTGGATGATGGTCTCAGCATTAAAATCGCAGCGTCCAGCCTAAGCACAAGAAAAGCCTCTCTTCGCTGGAATGCGGATACTTTGAACATAGTGATATCTTCGCCTCAgcagagcggcggtggcggcggcaagaGTGGTGATAACGTAGATGCCACCCTAAGGGATGCAGGAGAAATGCCGTCGCAACCTCGAACTCGAAGTGACAATTCAGTGAGAGTATCTGCGGCTAGTCCAAATAGAACACGAAACCTTGATGCGCAACAATCTACTTCTATAAGATCACAGGAACAAGATTCAA AATGCTCTGGAGGGATCAGTGAGATGAGTGAGGGGGAAGAATTGTCTGACAGCTGCTGTGCAGATAAGTTGAATAAAGAGGAAGCGGATATTTGCCCCACAAGATGCTCCAACGATGGTTTGCACA GTCTGGCTTCAAAAAAAGGCAGCCTGCAAAGTATTTCGGAAAAACAGGTCTACTGTGCAACCGCTGTCCATAATGAGAGATCTTGGGCAGATAATACCTGGCGAGCTCGATTAGTAAAAGCAATTAGTCAGAGGGACTATGTCTTGCCAAACAATGCAGTGAATGCACAGTCACCTTCATCCTTTGGGAGTTTCAGTAATACAAAAAAGGTCCCAGGCAAGTTGGCAGGTTTTCTAGATAACCAAAGTGATAAGCACCAAGATCTGGTTATGCAGGACAACTGTAATGGTAATCAGGAAGATCAGGTTATGCAGGAAAACTGTAATGGTGATCACCAAGACCAGGTTATGCAGGAGCACCATAAGGATGGGCCTATTCTTGTCAAATGTCAGTCAGCATCTGGTGTTAATCCTGTTTCAAAATGTGATTCGGCATCCGGTGTTAATTCTGTTGCAAGATATGAGTCAACACCAGATGTTAATCCTGCAAAGCTTGAGAAGGGCAAAGAAAAGGTAATGCACGACCAGAGCAATTATGTTAGCAACACAAAAGAGGGTGATGATAGCAATGAGAGTATGGAGAGTTGTCCTAGGATGAAAGCTCCAAAGCGAGAGTATGCTCAATACTCAACAGCGGAGATGTCTTCTCGGAATAAAAGATATAGGAGGGAATACAATGAAAGTTATTGCTCAGGATTGTTGAACAGAAATGGCAGCTCTTTCTTTAACTGGATGTCTTCTCTGACTAATGGATCAACCGTGTTTGATAAAACTACCAATCAGAAGTTGTCAGAGACTACTGGACATGAACTTGCAGGACATTCTCTGCCACTAGAAAATAACAGTAGCAATCGTCTGCAGTCTGTTGGCTTCAATTCTCTTTTTCAATCTCTTTATAGTCACAATGTTATGATAACTTCAAGAGATACCCCTCATCAATCAGAAATCAATTGCACCGAGCGTGAAGCCGACAGGCTATCGCTGGCTTTGAATGGTAGCAATTCTATGCTTGACAAGGAAATTAGCACAGGCAGAGAAACTCTTGATGTGGCTGTTGGGACCTTAGCTGCTGACAGCCTTCAAATGGAGTCACCTGGTGGTAAATGGAATTTTAGAGATCAAAgtggagttttccctttgagagccGGAAGAAACTTGAAGATGCCTAACTCCAGTAAGTCATGTTCTAAAACtcttgaagaaaaacaaaatgaGTGCCATGCGAGCCCTTTGAATGCTGCAATGGGAAATAAAGGTGGAATCACAGAAAGCTTGTGGGTAAGTCGGCTTTTACCAAAAACATCAATGAAATTGATGGATGCAACTCCGTGCAATGTAAATAGTGATTTTTGTGCTGTCAATCCAAAGGGTGCAGGTGATAAGCTGTATCCTTCATCTCAACAGAATGTTAATGTGGAGAAGGAATTCAACAGTTCACAATACTTCACTAGCACAGGAAGTGACAATGAGACAACAAGTAGCAAATGCCCGGTGATTCCTCCAGAGGAACATAAGCAGTCTGAAACAATGGCTTCCATTCTTGCAAAGAGATTGGATGCGCTTCGACATGCGAAGACCTCTGCAATTAGGTTGGCTATCTCCAGTGGAATATCTAAAGACCATAATCACAGAAAGAGTCCTTTTTTTATTAATTACAGCAGCCATGATGGACTAGAGACAGGACAAGGAACTCAAAAATCTTCGAGTGGTGGTGGAAGGCTAGTTTTGTGGTCTGGTGACAAAGGAAAGGAACAATTATATCCTCTCAGTGATGAGGAATTAAGAGGAAACATGTTGGCAAGAGGTGAACATCAGCAATGTGGAGGGAGCATGACTGGAAAGGCTGTAGCTCCTCATGATAATTTAGAAGCAAACACATCTGCTGAATATGTTGATAGAAGAGGAGTACAAATAAAGGAAGTGGGTTCAAATTCCATGGAGAGTCTGCCACATAACAAGCAAATTGTACCTTATAATATTATTACAAGTGACATTGATCAATCAAGTGTTGTTTTTGGAGCCTTGCAGAGGCTTCGTTTGTCTCGATCAGACATCATAAG ATGGTTGACGTCACCAATAATGCACACTACCTTGGATGGCTTTTTCTTGCGTCTACGATTAGGTAAATGGGAGGAAGCATTGGGTGGCACAGGATACCATGTCGCTCGGATAAATG GAGCATTGGATAGAAATCGCCTCTCTGTAACGATCCGGAATTCAACTTGCCAAGTAGATTCTCGCTTTGTATCCAACCATGGCTTCCATGAG GATGAGCTCAAGGCGTGGTGGTCTGCTGCCATGAAGGGTGGCTGGAAACTACCGTCGAAAGAAGAACTTAGCAAGAAACTAAGAGAAAGAGAGCTACTTCATTTCGGAAACGGAACAGGTCAGCCGGACAACACCTGA
- the LOC119277166 gene encoding uncharacterized protein LOC119277166 isoform X3: MSPLSELVWSLDDGLSIKIAASSLSTRKASLRWNADTLNIVISSPQQSGGGGGKSGDNVDATLRDAGEMPSQPRTRSDNSVRVSAASPNRTRNLDAQQSTSIRSQEQDSKCSGGISEMSEGEELSDSCCADKLNKEEADICPTRCSNDGLHSLASKKGSLQSISEKQVYCATAVHNERSWADNTWRARLVKAISQRDYVLPNNAVNAQSPSSFGSFSNTKKVPGKLAGFLDNQSDKHQDLVMQDNCNGNQEDQVMQENCNGDHQDQVMQEHHKDGPILVKCQSASGVNPVSKCDSASGVNSVARYESTPDVNPAKLEKGKEKVMHDQSNYVSNTKEGDDSNESMESCPRMKAPKREYAQYSTAEMSSRNKRYRREYNESYCSGLLNRNGSSFFNWMSSLTNGSTVFDKTTNQKLSETTGHELAGHSLPLENNSSNRLQSVGFNSLFQSLYSHNVMITSRDTPHQSEINCTEREADRLSLALNGSNSMLDKEISTGRETLDVAVGTLAADSLQMESPGGKWNFRDQSGVFPLRAGRNLKMPNSSKSCSKTLEEKQNECHASPLNAAMGNKGGITESLWVSRLLPKTSMKLMDATPCNVNSDFCAVNPKGAGDKLYPSSQQNVNVEKEFNSSQYFTSTGSDNETTSSKCPVIPPEEHKQSETMASILAKRLDALRHAKTSAIRLAISSGISKDHNHRKSPFFINYSSHDGLETGQGTQKSSSGGGRLVLWSGDKGKEQLYPLSDEELRGNMLARGEHQQCGGSMTGKAVAPHDNLEANTSAEYVDRRGVQIKEVGSNSMESLPHNKQIVPYNIITSDIDQSSVVFGALQRLRLSRSDIIRWLTSPIMHTTLDGFFLRLRLGKWEEALGGTGYHVARINGALDRNRLSVTIRNSTCQVDSRFVSNHGFHEDELKAWWSAAMKGGWKLPSKEELSKKLRERELLHFGNGTGQPDNT, translated from the exons ATGAGCCCTCTGTCTGAGCTGGTGTGGTCTCTGGATGATGGTCTCAGCATTAAAATCGCAGCGTCCAGCCTAAGCACAAGAAAAGCCTCTCTTCGCTGGAATGCGGATACTTTGAACATAGTGATATCTTCGCCTCAgcagagcggcggtggcggcggcaagaGTGGTGATAACGTAGATGCCACCCTAAGGGATGCAGGAGAAATGCCGTCGCAACCTCGAACTCGAAGTGACAATTCAGTGAGAGTATCTGCGGCTAGTCCAAATAGAACACGAAACCTTGATGCGCAACAATCTACTTCTATAAGATCACAGGAACAAGATTCAA AATGCTCTGGAGGGATCAGTGAGATGAGTGAGGGGGAAGAATTGTCTGACAGCTGCTGTGCAGATAAGTTGAATAAAGAGGAAGCGGATATTTGCCCCACAAGATGCTCCAACGATGGTTTGCACA GTCTGGCTTCAAAAAAAGGCAGCCTGCAAAGTATTTCGGAAAAACAGGTCTACTGTGCAACCGCTGTCCATAATGAGAGATCTTGGGCAGATAATACCTGGCGAGCTCGATTAGTAAAAGCAATTAGTCAGAGGGACTATGTCTTGCCAAACAATGCAGTGAATGCACAGTCACCTTCATCCTTTGGGAGTTTCAGTAATACAAAAAAGGTCCCAGGCAAGTTGGCAGGTTTTCTAGATAACCAAAGTGATAAGCACCAAGATCTGGTTATGCAGGACAACTGTAATGGTAATCAGGAAGATCAGGTTATGCAGGAAAACTGTAATGGTGATCACCAAGACCAGGTTATGCAGGAGCACCATAAGGATGGGCCTATTCTTGTCAAATGTCAGTCAGCATCTGGTGTTAATCCTGTTTCAAAATGTGATTCGGCATCCGGTGTTAATTCTGTTGCAAGATATGAGTCAACACCAGATGTTAATCCTGCAAAGCTTGAGAAGGGCAAAGAAAAGGTAATGCACGACCAGAGCAATTATGTTAGCAACACAAAAGAGGGTGATGATAGCAATGAGAGTATGGAGAGTTGTCCTAGGATGAAAGCTCCAAAGCGAGAGTATGCTCAATACTCAACAGCGGAGATGTCTTCTCGGAATAAAAGATATAGGAGGGAATACAATGAAAGTTATTGCTCAGGATTGTTGAACAGAAATGGCAGCTCTTTCTTTAACTGGATGTCTTCTCTGACTAATGGATCAACCGTGTTTGATAAAACTACCAATCAGAAGTTGTCAGAGACTACTGGACATGAACTTGCAGGACATTCTCTGCCACTAGAAAATAACAGTAGCAATCGTCTGCAGTCTGTTGGCTTCAATTCTCTTTTTCAATCTCTTTATAGTCACAATGTTATGATAACTTCAAGAGATACCCCTCATCAATCAGAAATCAATTGCACCGAGCGTGAAGCCGACAGGCTATCGCTGGCTTTGAATGGTAGCAATTCTATGCTTGACAAGGAAATTAGCACAGGCAGAGAAACTCTTGATGTGGCTGTTGGGACCTTAGCTGCTGACAGCCTTCAAATGGAGTCACCTGGTGGTAAATGGAATTTTAGAGATCAAAgtggagttttccctttgagagccGGAAGAAACTTGAAGATGCCTAACTCCAGTAAGTCATGTTCTAAAACtcttgaagaaaaacaaaatgaGTGCCATGCGAGCCCTTTGAATGCTGCAATGGGAAATAAAGGTGGAATCACAGAAAGCTTGTGGGTAAGTCGGCTTTTACCAAAAACATCAATGAAATTGATGGATGCAACTCCGTGCAATGTAAATAGTGATTTTTGTGCTGTCAATCCAAAGGGTGCAGGTGATAAGCTGTATCCTTCATCTCAACAGAATGTTAATGTGGAGAAGGAATTCAACAGTTCACAATACTTCACTAGCACAGGAAGTGACAATGAGACAACAAGTAGCAAATGCCCGGTGATTCCTCCAGAGGAACATAAGCAGTCTGAAACAATGGCTTCCATTCTTGCAAAGAGATTGGATGCGCTTCGACATGCGAAGACCTCTGCAATTAGGTTGGCTATCTCCAGTGGAATATCTAAAGACCATAATCACAGAAAGAGTCCTTTTTTTATTAATTACAGCAGCCATGATGGACTAGAGACAGGACAAGGAACTCAAAAATCTTCGAGTGGTGGTGGAAGGCTAGTTTTGTGGTCTGGTGACAAAGGAAAGGAACAATTATATCCTCTCAGTGATGAGGAATTAAGAGGAAACATGTTGGCAAGAGGTGAACATCAGCAATGTGGAGGGAGCATGACTGGAAAGGCTGTAGCTCCTCATGATAATTTAGAAGCAAACACATCTGCTGAATATGTTGATAGAAGAGGAGTACAAATAAAGGAAGTGGGTTCAAATTCCATGGAGAGTCTGCCACATAACAAGCAAATTGTACCTTATAATATTATTACAAGTGACATTGATCAATCAAGTGTTGTTTTTGGAGCCTTGCAGAGGCTTCGTTTGTCTCGATCAGACATCATAAG ATGGTTGACGTCACCAATAATGCACACTACCTTGGATGGCTTTTTCTTGCGTCTACGATTAGGTAAATGGGAGGAAGCATTGGGTGGCACAGGATACCATGTCGCTCGGATAAATG GAGCATTGGATAGAAATCGCCTCTCTGTAACGATCCGGAATTCAACTTGCCAAGTAGATTCTCGCTTTGTATCCAACCATGGCTTCCATGAG GATGAGCTCAAGGCGTGGTGGTCTGCTGCCATGAAGGGTGGCTGGAAACTACCGTCGAAAGAAGAACTTAGCAAGAAACTAAGAGAAAGAGAGCTACTTCATTTCGGAAACGGAACAGGTCAGCCGGACAACACCTGA
- the LOC119277166 gene encoding uncharacterized protein LOC119277166 isoform X6, whose protein sequence is MSEGEELSDSCCADKLNKEEADICPTRCSNDGLHSLASKKGSLQSISEKQVYCATAVHNERSWADNTWRARLVKAISQRDYVLPNNAVNAQSPSSFGSFSNTKKVPGKLAGFLDNQSDKHQDLVMQDNCNGNQEDQVMQENCNGDHQDQVMQEHHKDGPILVKCQSASGVNPVSKCDSASGVNSVARYESTPDVNPAKLEKGKEKVMHDQSNYVSNTKEGDDSNESMESCPRMKAPKREYAQYSTAEMSSRNKRYRREYNESYCSGLLNRNGSSFFNWMSSLTNGSTVFDKTTNQKLSETTGHELAGHSLPLENNSSNRLQSVGFNSLFQSLYSHNVMITSRDTPHQSEINCTEREADRLSLALNGSNSMLDKEISTGRETLDVAVGTLAADSLQMESPGGKWNFRDQSGVFPLRAGRNLKMPNSSKSCSKTLEEKQNECHASPLNAAMGNKGGITESLWVSRLLPKTSMKLMDATPCNVNSDFCAVNPKGAGDKLYPSSQQNVNVEKEFNSSQYFTSTGSDNETTSSKCPVIPPEEHKQSETMASILAKRLDALRHAKTSAIRLAISSGISKDHNHRKSPFFINYSSHDGLETGQGTQKSSSGGGRLVLWSGDKGKEQLYPLSDEELRGNMLARGEHQQCGGSMTGKAVAPHDNLEANTSAEYVDRRGVQIKEVGSNSMESLPHNKQIVPYNIITSDIDQSSVVFGALQRLRLSRSDIIRWLTSPIMHTTLDGFFLRLRLGKWEEALGGTGYHVARINGALDRNRLSVTIRNSTCQVDSRFVSNHGFHEDELKAWWSAAMKGGWKLPSKEELSKKLRERELLHFGNGTGQPDNT, encoded by the exons ATGAGTGAGGGGGAAGAATTGTCTGACAGCTGCTGTGCAGATAAGTTGAATAAAGAGGAAGCGGATATTTGCCCCACAAGATGCTCCAACGATGGTTTGCACA GTCTGGCTTCAAAAAAAGGCAGCCTGCAAAGTATTTCGGAAAAACAGGTCTACTGTGCAACCGCTGTCCATAATGAGAGATCTTGGGCAGATAATACCTGGCGAGCTCGATTAGTAAAAGCAATTAGTCAGAGGGACTATGTCTTGCCAAACAATGCAGTGAATGCACAGTCACCTTCATCCTTTGGGAGTTTCAGTAATACAAAAAAGGTCCCAGGCAAGTTGGCAGGTTTTCTAGATAACCAAAGTGATAAGCACCAAGATCTGGTTATGCAGGACAACTGTAATGGTAATCAGGAAGATCAGGTTATGCAGGAAAACTGTAATGGTGATCACCAAGACCAGGTTATGCAGGAGCACCATAAGGATGGGCCTATTCTTGTCAAATGTCAGTCAGCATCTGGTGTTAATCCTGTTTCAAAATGTGATTCGGCATCCGGTGTTAATTCTGTTGCAAGATATGAGTCAACACCAGATGTTAATCCTGCAAAGCTTGAGAAGGGCAAAGAAAAGGTAATGCACGACCAGAGCAATTATGTTAGCAACACAAAAGAGGGTGATGATAGCAATGAGAGTATGGAGAGTTGTCCTAGGATGAAAGCTCCAAAGCGAGAGTATGCTCAATACTCAACAGCGGAGATGTCTTCTCGGAATAAAAGATATAGGAGGGAATACAATGAAAGTTATTGCTCAGGATTGTTGAACAGAAATGGCAGCTCTTTCTTTAACTGGATGTCTTCTCTGACTAATGGATCAACCGTGTTTGATAAAACTACCAATCAGAAGTTGTCAGAGACTACTGGACATGAACTTGCAGGACATTCTCTGCCACTAGAAAATAACAGTAGCAATCGTCTGCAGTCTGTTGGCTTCAATTCTCTTTTTCAATCTCTTTATAGTCACAATGTTATGATAACTTCAAGAGATACCCCTCATCAATCAGAAATCAATTGCACCGAGCGTGAAGCCGACAGGCTATCGCTGGCTTTGAATGGTAGCAATTCTATGCTTGACAAGGAAATTAGCACAGGCAGAGAAACTCTTGATGTGGCTGTTGGGACCTTAGCTGCTGACAGCCTTCAAATGGAGTCACCTGGTGGTAAATGGAATTTTAGAGATCAAAgtggagttttccctttgagagccGGAAGAAACTTGAAGATGCCTAACTCCAGTAAGTCATGTTCTAAAACtcttgaagaaaaacaaaatgaGTGCCATGCGAGCCCTTTGAATGCTGCAATGGGAAATAAAGGTGGAATCACAGAAAGCTTGTGGGTAAGTCGGCTTTTACCAAAAACATCAATGAAATTGATGGATGCAACTCCGTGCAATGTAAATAGTGATTTTTGTGCTGTCAATCCAAAGGGTGCAGGTGATAAGCTGTATCCTTCATCTCAACAGAATGTTAATGTGGAGAAGGAATTCAACAGTTCACAATACTTCACTAGCACAGGAAGTGACAATGAGACAACAAGTAGCAAATGCCCGGTGATTCCTCCAGAGGAACATAAGCAGTCTGAAACAATGGCTTCCATTCTTGCAAAGAGATTGGATGCGCTTCGACATGCGAAGACCTCTGCAATTAGGTTGGCTATCTCCAGTGGAATATCTAAAGACCATAATCACAGAAAGAGTCCTTTTTTTATTAATTACAGCAGCCATGATGGACTAGAGACAGGACAAGGAACTCAAAAATCTTCGAGTGGTGGTGGAAGGCTAGTTTTGTGGTCTGGTGACAAAGGAAAGGAACAATTATATCCTCTCAGTGATGAGGAATTAAGAGGAAACATGTTGGCAAGAGGTGAACATCAGCAATGTGGAGGGAGCATGACTGGAAAGGCTGTAGCTCCTCATGATAATTTAGAAGCAAACACATCTGCTGAATATGTTGATAGAAGAGGAGTACAAATAAAGGAAGTGGGTTCAAATTCCATGGAGAGTCTGCCACATAACAAGCAAATTGTACCTTATAATATTATTACAAGTGACATTGATCAATCAAGTGTTGTTTTTGGAGCCTTGCAGAGGCTTCGTTTGTCTCGATCAGACATCATAAG ATGGTTGACGTCACCAATAATGCACACTACCTTGGATGGCTTTTTCTTGCGTCTACGATTAGGTAAATGGGAGGAAGCATTGGGTGGCACAGGATACCATGTCGCTCGGATAAATG GAGCATTGGATAGAAATCGCCTCTCTGTAACGATCCGGAATTCAACTTGCCAAGTAGATTCTCGCTTTGTATCCAACCATGGCTTCCATGAG GATGAGCTCAAGGCGTGGTGGTCTGCTGCCATGAAGGGTGGCTGGAAACTACCGTCGAAAGAAGAACTTAGCAAGAAACTAAGAGAAAGAGAGCTACTTCATTTCGGAAACGGAACAGGTCAGCCGGACAACACCTGA